In Archangium violaceum, the following are encoded in one genomic region:
- the holB gene encoding DNA polymerase III subunit delta' — translation MTLASVVGQPRAIDALQAALRSGSVHHAYLFAGPEGVGKELAAIGLAQALTCPEKPNEGCGSCDGCSRIAKGSHPDVTWLMPDAERVERGLAGRSDFSGTPSREIRVEQIRGLLERISLRGLESKRKVAIVVDAHTLNQQAQNAFLKTLEEPPSDTTLILLASAPDKLLPTIRSRCSKVYFGPLPVALISERLQKERKLDPQTAELAAVMAGGSLGRAMALDVDALAARKEVISGFEALKPGDMGALLRWAETFGATRELAEQALSILSLWTRDVALAGAGVERLANRDLETLAREVAERTHESTLHRRHALLEKTKAIIVERNGAPRLQLERMLIELLEGR, via the coding sequence ATGACGTTGGCCTCGGTCGTCGGACAGCCTCGCGCCATTGATGCGCTCCAGGCGGCGCTTCGCAGTGGCTCGGTGCACCATGCCTACCTCTTCGCCGGACCCGAGGGCGTCGGCAAGGAGCTCGCCGCCATCGGGCTCGCCCAGGCGCTCACCTGCCCGGAGAAGCCCAACGAAGGGTGTGGTTCCTGTGACGGGTGCTCCCGCATCGCCAAGGGCTCCCACCCCGATGTCACCTGGCTCATGCCGGATGCCGAGCGCGTGGAGCGCGGCCTCGCGGGGCGCTCGGACTTCAGTGGCACGCCCAGCCGGGAGATCCGCGTGGAGCAGATCCGCGGCCTGCTGGAGCGCATCTCCCTGCGCGGCCTTGAGTCCAAGCGCAAGGTCGCCATCGTGGTCGATGCGCACACGCTGAATCAGCAGGCCCAGAACGCGTTCCTCAAGACGCTCGAGGAGCCGCCCTCGGACACCACGCTCATCCTCCTGGCCTCGGCACCGGACAAGCTGCTGCCCACCATCCGCAGCCGGTGCAGCAAGGTGTACTTCGGCCCGCTCCCCGTGGCGCTCATCTCCGAGCGTCTCCAGAAGGAGCGCAAGTTGGACCCCCAGACGGCGGAGCTCGCGGCGGTGATGGCGGGCGGCAGTCTGGGGCGCGCGATGGCGTTGGATGTCGACGCACTCGCGGCGCGCAAGGAGGTCATCAGCGGTTTCGAGGCCCTGAAGCCCGGCGACATGGGCGCCCTGCTGCGCTGGGCCGAGACGTTCGGCGCCACGCGTGAGCTGGCCGAGCAGGCGCTCTCCATCCTGTCCCTGTGGACGCGGGACGTGGCGCTGGCGGGAGCGGGCGTGGAGCGTCTGGCCAACAGGGATCTGGAGACGCTGGCGCGCGAGGTGGCGGAGCGTACGCACGAGTCCACGCTGCACCGGCGGCACGCGCTGCTGGAGAAGACGAAGGCCATCATCGTGGAGCGCAATGGGGCGCCGAGGCTTCAGCTCGAGCGGATGCTCATCGAGCTGCTGGAGGGGCGATGA
- a CDS encoding Rieske (2Fe-2S) protein, which yields MKIKLGPADFAEKEMRGYEVGKRSLCIARINGRYKGLDDWCNHAGCLLSGGRLEGNMVVCPCHEVGFDMDTGKNETSPGVCDDQPTVELEVDADGELVVELPEKDL from the coding sequence ATGAAGATCAAGCTCGGACCGGCGGACTTCGCCGAAAAGGAGATGCGGGGCTACGAGGTGGGTAAGCGCAGCCTGTGCATTGCCAGGATCAACGGGCGCTACAAGGGGCTCGACGACTGGTGCAACCACGCGGGCTGCCTGCTGTCCGGTGGCCGTCTGGAAGGGAACATGGTGGTCTGTCCCTGCCACGAGGTCGGCTTCGACATGGACACGGGCAAGAACGAGACCTCGCCAGGCGTGTGCGACGACCAGCCCACGGTGGAGCTCGAGGTCGACGCGGACGGGGAGCTGGTGGTCGAGCTGCCCGAGAAGGACCTGTAG
- a CDS encoding TIGR02757 family protein gives MPRRTREHTGLSPREAERLRPCLDAFLASTDSRARIAFDPLEFPHRYRDPRDIEVSALLAAALAYGRADLFRPKVDALLQRMGSSPAAFVRALDVPRARELLQGFVYRFNVGTDVAVLLLGMGRALREHGSLEALFVRGLEARGSWHGALDAFTSALREVPMAPLREALGPERGLHHLLPSPLGPGAAKRLNLFLRWMVRGPDGVDLGVWKTVRPSALLIPLDTHIGRISKHLGLTRRNDLSWRTAEEVTASLRALDAEDPVRFDFALCHYGMSGVCPTQPVPENCSRCKLLPACSVGQKTARARSGTKGARGRR, from the coding sequence ATGCCCCGGCGAACGCGAGAACACACAGGGCTGAGCCCCAGAGAGGCCGAGCGCCTGCGCCCGTGCCTGGATGCCTTCCTGGCATCGACCGACAGCCGGGCGCGGATCGCCTTCGACCCGCTCGAGTTTCCCCACCGCTACCGCGACCCGCGGGATATCGAGGTGAGCGCACTGCTGGCGGCGGCGCTGGCGTACGGGCGCGCGGACCTCTTCCGGCCCAAGGTGGACGCACTGCTCCAGCGCATGGGCTCGTCCCCAGCGGCGTTCGTTCGTGCGTTGGACGTGCCTCGTGCGCGTGAATTGCTCCAGGGGTTCGTTTATCGCTTCAACGTGGGGACGGATGTCGCCGTGCTGCTGCTGGGCATGGGGCGCGCTCTGCGCGAGCACGGTAGTTTGGAGGCGCTCTTCGTCCGGGGTCTCGAGGCCCGTGGCTCCTGGCATGGGGCGCTGGATGCGTTCACCTCGGCCCTGCGGGAGGTGCCCATGGCGCCCCTGCGCGAGGCGCTCGGGCCCGAGCGCGGGTTGCATCACCTGTTGCCCTCGCCCCTCGGACCCGGCGCCGCCAAGCGGTTGAATCTCTTCCTCCGGTGGATGGTTCGCGGGCCGGATGGCGTGGACCTCGGGGTCTGGAAGACCGTTCGCCCCTCCGCGCTCCTCATCCCCCTGGATACGCACATCGGGCGCATCTCGAAGCACCTTGGACTGACGCGCCGAAACGACCTGAGCTGGCGCACCGCCGAGGAGGTGACCGCTTCCCTGCGCGCGCTCGATGCCGAGGACCCCGTCCGCTTCGACTTCGCCCTGTGTCACTACGGCATGAGCGGCGTGTGCCCCACCCAGCCCGTTCCGGAGAATTGCTCCCGGTGCAAGTTGCTTCCCGCTTGCTCCGTGGGACAGAAGACAGCTCGGGCACGGAGTGGGACGAAGGGGGCTCGGGGGAGAAGGTGA
- a CDS encoding phosphoglycerate mutase family protein produces the protein MRTTTPRLLLLACLLPLAACTGAHSTSSRVEPSSPPSASTVVVLVRHAEKATEGGDDPALTPAGQQRAEALLQVAGNAGVSAIYATQYRRTRDTAQPLADQVGVPVTVREIKTGAQAHASEVAREILSQHQGRTVLVVEHSNTLPSLIEALAGLRIQPIPDTEYDRLMVVVIPPSGPARLIQSRYGVPSVIP, from the coding sequence ATGCGCACCACCACTCCCCGTCTCCTGCTTCTGGCCTGCCTGCTGCCGCTGGCCGCCTGCACCGGCGCTCACTCCACGAGCTCGCGGGTCGAGCCCTCGTCTCCGCCGAGCGCGTCCACCGTCGTGGTGCTGGTCCGGCACGCGGAGAAGGCCACCGAGGGCGGGGATGATCCGGCCCTCACTCCGGCCGGACAGCAGCGCGCGGAGGCGCTGCTCCAGGTGGCCGGCAACGCGGGCGTGAGCGCCATCTACGCCACCCAGTATCGCCGGACGCGTGACACGGCCCAGCCGCTGGCGGACCAGGTAGGAGTGCCCGTGACCGTGCGGGAGATCAAGACGGGCGCACAGGCGCATGCCTCGGAGGTGGCCCGGGAGATCCTCTCCCAGCACCAGGGAAGGACCGTCCTGGTGGTGGAGCACAGCAACACGCTCCCCTCGTTGATCGAGGCGCTCGCCGGGCTTCGTATCCAGCCCATCCCCGATACCGAGTACGACCGCCTCATGGTGGTCGTGATTCCTCCGTCGGGTCCGGCCCGGCTCATCCAGTCGCGGTACGGTGTTCCCTCCGTCATCCCGTGA
- a CDS encoding Lrp/AsnC family transcriptional regulator has product MEGTSNRLRKTPAEAELDRIDFAILEALQKNARLSNKELAAEVGLAQSSCLARVARLRETGVLKSFHAEVDARAVGIGLQAMIAVRLRQHSRELVEEFRRHALSLPQVLAVYHVAGANDFLLHVAVRDADHLRDLGMDAFTTRPEVAHLETSLIFEYVRSPGMPLYEPTEARRAPARKPEALKRPRRPSRATAR; this is encoded by the coding sequence ATGGAAGGGACATCGAATAGGCTGCGGAAGACCCCGGCGGAAGCGGAGCTGGACCGAATCGACTTCGCCATCCTGGAGGCCTTGCAGAAGAATGCTCGGCTCTCGAACAAGGAGCTGGCCGCCGAGGTGGGGCTGGCGCAGTCGAGCTGCCTGGCGCGGGTGGCCCGGCTCCGGGAGACCGGCGTGCTCAAATCGTTCCACGCCGAGGTGGACGCGCGAGCGGTGGGGATTGGCCTCCAGGCGATGATCGCCGTGCGGCTCCGGCAACACTCACGGGAGCTGGTGGAGGAGTTCCGCCGCCACGCGCTCTCGCTGCCCCAGGTGCTGGCCGTCTACCACGTGGCCGGAGCGAACGACTTCCTCCTGCACGTCGCGGTGCGGGACGCGGACCACCTGAGGGACCTGGGCATGGACGCCTTCACCACCCGGCCCGAGGTGGCTCACCTGGAGACGTCGCTCATCTTCGAGTACGTCCGCAGTCCCGGAATGCCCCTCTACGAGCCCACGGAGGCCCGGCGGGCCCCGGCGAGGAAACCCGAGGCCCTCAAGCGGCCCCGCAGACCGTCCAGAGCAACCGCTCGATGA
- the holA gene encoding DNA polymerase III subunit delta produces MSADIEDVLDEAKAGKVQPLYLLWGEEYLVRRGADELVKVLLPDASAGLNFAVLDAGSPREVAQELATLPLFPGRKVVLVRDPEFLAPKKGRGDALGKAREAWKAGKRKEGARRLLALAARAGWGADQIDPGARGAPSVEQWKEELNVDLAEADLVFLKEVAAFCREERITAPEGDTSALLDLFQKGVPPGHALVMAASEVDSKNPLVKLAADKGRVVERKVAARHKDLEIEPLAEEFLRPFKKKLGKGAAAQLKERIGGNVRLLQSELEKLATYAEGNTIESSDVALLVAHTREEEFFELSEALQNRDFKAALAYTMDAMGQGVHGLQLLGAVASITRGMLENHERLEKYAGGSVPRSFPDFKARVFPRVEEEAKAAKGKAPHPYAAFLAMQGAARYKRRELLDALVACAEADLSLKSSASGKLVIERLLWTVCGAA; encoded by the coding sequence ATGAGCGCGGACATCGAGGACGTGCTGGACGAGGCGAAGGCCGGCAAGGTGCAGCCGCTCTACCTGCTATGGGGCGAGGAGTACCTGGTGCGCCGGGGCGCGGACGAGCTGGTGAAGGTGCTGTTGCCGGACGCCTCGGCGGGGTTGAACTTCGCGGTGCTGGACGCGGGCTCGCCGCGCGAGGTGGCGCAGGAGCTGGCCACGCTGCCCCTCTTCCCCGGGCGCAAGGTGGTGCTGGTGAGGGACCCGGAGTTCCTCGCGCCGAAGAAGGGGAGGGGGGACGCGCTGGGCAAGGCGCGCGAGGCGTGGAAGGCGGGCAAGCGCAAGGAGGGCGCGCGGCGGCTGCTGGCGCTGGCGGCGCGGGCCGGGTGGGGCGCGGACCAGATCGATCCGGGAGCGCGCGGGGCCCCGTCGGTGGAGCAGTGGAAGGAGGAGCTGAACGTCGACCTCGCCGAGGCGGACCTGGTCTTCCTCAAGGAGGTGGCCGCGTTCTGCCGCGAGGAGCGCATCACCGCGCCCGAGGGTGACACGAGCGCGCTGCTGGACCTGTTCCAGAAGGGTGTCCCACCGGGGCATGCGCTGGTGATGGCGGCCTCGGAGGTGGATTCGAAGAACCCGCTGGTGAAGCTCGCGGCGGACAAGGGGCGGGTGGTCGAGCGCAAGGTGGCGGCGCGCCACAAGGACCTGGAGATAGAGCCGCTGGCCGAGGAGTTCCTGCGGCCCTTCAAGAAGAAGCTGGGCAAGGGCGCGGCGGCGCAGCTCAAGGAGCGCATCGGCGGCAACGTGCGGCTGTTGCAGTCCGAGCTGGAGAAGCTGGCCACGTACGCGGAGGGCAACACCATCGAGTCCTCGGACGTGGCGCTGCTGGTGGCGCACACGCGCGAGGAGGAGTTCTTCGAGCTGTCCGAGGCGCTGCAGAACCGCGACTTCAAGGCGGCGCTGGCCTACACGATGGACGCGATGGGGCAGGGCGTGCACGGGTTGCAACTGCTGGGCGCGGTGGCCTCCATCACGCGCGGCATGCTGGAGAACCACGAGCGGCTGGAGAAGTACGCGGGAGGCTCGGTGCCGCGCTCGTTCCCGGACTTCAAGGCGCGCGTGTTCCCCCGGGTGGAGGAGGAGGCCAAGGCGGCGAAGGGCAAGGCCCCTCACCCCTACGCGGCCTTCCTCGCGATGCAGGGCGCGGCGCGCTACAAGCGGCGGGAGCTGCTCGACGCGCTGGTGGCGTGCGCCGAGGCGGACCTGTCGCTCAAGTCCTCCGCGAGCGGCAAGCTCGTCATCGAGCGGTTGCTCTGGACGGTCTGCGGGGCCGCTTGA
- a CDS encoding trans-sulfuration enzyme family protein, which produces MKQLGFETRAVHSGREDLSSLGVHAPPIDLSTTYPVGSLGGIGECFDALAQGGPLRDNPIYARLHNPTVVRFEKALAALEGAEEAVAFGSGMAALTAVLLAARQGGTHVVACRPVYGGTDHLLDSGLLGLEVTWTHPHHVAQALRPDTALVVIETPANPTLALIDIARVVAQAGNVPVLVDSTFATPVLQNPLAHGAAMVLHSATKFLGGHGDVMGGVVATNAAWAARLRQVRIATGGVLHPEAGYMLHRGLATLPVRVREAQRGATFLAERLASHPAVSRTWYPGLAGGDPEGLIGRQMRGPGCLISFELAGGGRAAARVMERLELLTPAVSLGSVDTLIQHPASLTHRVVDARARESSGISEGMLRVSVGLENPEDLWADLQRALDASRSLERLVG; this is translated from the coding sequence ATGAAGCAGCTCGGCTTCGAAACGCGTGCGGTCCACTCCGGCCGTGAGGATCTGTCCTCTCTGGGCGTCCATGCGCCGCCGATCGATCTCTCCACGACCTATCCCGTGGGCAGCCTCGGGGGCATCGGCGAGTGCTTCGACGCCCTCGCCCAGGGCGGTCCCCTGCGCGACAACCCCATCTACGCCCGGCTGCACAACCCCACCGTGGTCCGTTTCGAGAAGGCCCTCGCCGCGCTGGAGGGCGCCGAGGAGGCGGTGGCCTTCGGTTCGGGCATGGCCGCGCTGACGGCGGTGCTGCTCGCGGCGCGCCAGGGCGGCACGCACGTGGTGGCCTGCCGTCCCGTCTACGGTGGCACGGACCACCTGCTGGACAGCGGCCTGCTGGGGCTGGAGGTCACCTGGACGCATCCCCATCACGTCGCCCAGGCCCTGCGTCCGGACACGGCGCTCGTCGTCATCGAGACCCCGGCCAACCCCACGCTGGCGCTCATCGACATCGCGCGGGTGGTGGCCCAGGCCGGTAACGTCCCGGTGCTGGTGGACTCCACCTTCGCCACGCCCGTCCTCCAGAACCCGCTCGCGCACGGCGCCGCCATGGTGCTGCACAGCGCGACCAAGTTCCTCGGCGGGCACGGTGACGTCATGGGCGGCGTGGTGGCCACGAACGCGGCCTGGGCGGCGCGGCTGCGCCAGGTGCGCATCGCCACCGGCGGTGTGCTCCACCCCGAGGCGGGCTACATGCTGCACCGGGGCCTCGCGACGCTCCCCGTCCGCGTCCGGGAGGCGCAGCGGGGGGCCACGTTCCTCGCGGAGCGTCTGGCCTCGCATCCCGCCGTGTCCCGCACCTGGTACCCGGGGCTCGCCGGGGGCGATCCCGAGGGGCTCATCGGCCGGCAGATGCGGGGACCCGGTTGTCTCATCTCCTTCGAACTGGCCGGAGGAGGGCGCGCGGCGGCCCGGGTGATGGAGCGGCTGGAGCTGCTCACCCCCGCGGTGAGTCTCGGCTCCGTGGACACCCTCATCCAGCACCCCGCGAGCCTCACGCATCGCGTGGTGGACGCGCGGGCCCGCGAGTCCAGCGGCATCTCCGAGGGAATGCTCCGCGTCAGCGTGGGCCTGGAGAACCCCGAGGACCTCTGGGCCGATCTCCAGCGTGCCCTCGATGCCTCCAGGTCGCTCGAGCGCCTGGTGGGGTAG
- a CDS encoding MogA/MoaB family molybdenum cofactor biosynthesis protein, with the protein MHVSAFVVTCSDSRDASTDESGRVLRELLEAEGHSVSGYKVIKDEPEAIRATLKEAREAGARAVIFNGGTGISRRDSTVETLQGLFEKTLPGFGELFRMLSFEEIGSAAMMSRATAGTYEGMILFALPGSPKAVKLGLRKLILPELGHAVRELTR; encoded by the coding sequence GTGCACGTGAGTGCGTTCGTGGTGACGTGCTCGGACAGCCGGGACGCGTCGACGGACGAGAGCGGGCGGGTGCTGCGCGAGCTGCTGGAGGCCGAGGGGCACTCGGTGAGTGGCTACAAGGTCATCAAGGACGAGCCCGAGGCGATCCGCGCGACGCTGAAGGAGGCGCGGGAGGCGGGGGCGCGGGCGGTGATCTTCAACGGCGGGACGGGGATCAGCCGCCGGGACAGCACGGTGGAGACGCTGCAGGGGCTGTTCGAGAAGACGCTGCCGGGCTTCGGCGAGCTGTTCCGGATGCTGTCGTTCGAGGAGATCGGCAGCGCGGCGATGATGTCGCGAGCGACAGCGGGGACGTACGAGGGGATGATCCTCTTCGCGCTGCCGGGCTCGCCGAAGGCGGTGAAGCTGGGTTTACGCAAGCTCATCCTGCCGGAGCTGGGTCACGCGGTGCGAGAGCTTACGCGCTGA
- a CDS encoding MEDS domain-containing protein, with product MGPTPQQLSLLGPGAHLCLIYERVEEEVAALVPYLRMGLEQGQRCIYALDEHIADEVAAVLEAHGVDVEGERARKALIFLTQRDAFLQWGEFVPERMIDFLHHLEEQALAEGFTGLRTSGEMTWTLHSKPGCENLIRYESQLNRYYTTTFHSLTICQYHRSRFRPEIIRDVMRTHPRVLIGDEVFDNLYYETPEMVLGEESAARRVEWMMGQLKRMRAAERTLVKLGTQVERQAEENARLYEEAREAVRVRDDFLSVASHELKTPLTPLNLRLQALRREAETNATDFVPRERVVRIVEGAEQQLRKLTSLVDDLLDVSRLVAGKLQLNWQAVDLAEVAREVVARFAQQSEKVGCEMEVLAETPVFGQWDRLRLDQVMTNLLSNALKYGAGRPVRVRVEAGLEWAVLEVRDEGIGIAPEHLTRIFGKFERAVSGRHYGGLGLGLYITNQLVEAMGGRIQVESQPGRGSTFRVELPRRPAHTA from the coding sequence GTGGGTCCGACCCCCCAACAACTCTCCCTGTTGGGGCCGGGCGCTCACCTCTGCCTCATCTACGAACGAGTCGAGGAGGAGGTGGCGGCGCTGGTGCCCTACTTGCGGATGGGGCTCGAGCAGGGTCAGCGATGCATCTACGCCCTGGACGAGCACATCGCGGACGAGGTGGCCGCGGTGCTCGAGGCGCACGGAGTGGACGTGGAGGGCGAGCGGGCACGCAAGGCCCTCATCTTCCTCACCCAGCGCGACGCCTTCCTCCAATGGGGGGAGTTCGTCCCGGAGCGGATGATCGATTTCCTCCATCACCTGGAGGAGCAGGCGCTGGCGGAGGGCTTCACGGGGCTGCGCACCTCCGGGGAGATGACGTGGACGCTGCACTCGAAACCGGGCTGCGAGAACCTCATCCGCTACGAGTCGCAGCTCAACCGCTACTACACGACGACCTTCCACTCGCTGACCATCTGCCAGTACCACCGGAGCCGCTTCCGGCCGGAGATCATCCGCGACGTGATGCGCACCCACCCGCGGGTCCTCATCGGCGACGAGGTGTTCGACAACCTCTACTACGAAACACCGGAGATGGTGTTGGGAGAGGAGTCGGCGGCTCGGCGCGTGGAGTGGATGATGGGGCAGCTCAAGCGGATGAGGGCGGCCGAGCGCACGCTGGTGAAGCTGGGGACGCAGGTGGAGAGACAGGCGGAGGAGAACGCGCGGCTGTACGAGGAGGCGCGAGAGGCGGTGCGGGTCCGGGACGATTTCCTCTCGGTGGCCTCACACGAGCTGAAGACGCCGCTGACACCGCTCAACCTGCGGTTGCAGGCGTTGCGGCGCGAGGCGGAGACGAATGCCACCGACTTCGTACCCCGTGAGCGCGTGGTGCGCATCGTGGAAGGCGCCGAGCAGCAACTGCGCAAGCTGACCTCGCTGGTGGACGACCTGCTGGACGTGTCGCGGTTGGTGGCGGGCAAGCTTCAGCTGAACTGGCAGGCCGTGGACCTGGCCGAGGTGGCTCGGGAGGTGGTGGCCCGCTTCGCGCAGCAGAGCGAGAAGGTGGGTTGTGAGATGGAGGTGCTCGCCGAGACGCCGGTGTTCGGGCAGTGGGATCGGCTGCGGTTGGATCAGGTGATGACGAACCTGCTGTCCAACGCGCTGAAGTACGGCGCGGGCCGGCCCGTGCGTGTGCGGGTCGAGGCGGGGCTCGAATGGGCCGTCCTGGAGGTGCGGGACGAGGGAATTGGCATCGCGCCCGAGCACCTGACGCGCATCTTCGGCAAGTTCGAACGGGCCGTCTCGGGGCGCCATTACGGCGGGCTGGGCCTGGGGCTCTACATCACGAACCAGCTGGTGGAGGCCATGGGAGGCCGCATCCAGGTGGAGAGCCAGCCGGGGCGAGGCTCCACGTTCCGCGTGGAGCTGCCTCGCCGGCCCGCGCACACCGCGTGA